In Gopherus flavomarginatus isolate rGopFla2 chromosome 1, rGopFla2.mat.asm, whole genome shotgun sequence, a single genomic region encodes these proteins:
- the HMGB1 gene encoding high mobility group protein B1 — translation MGKGDPKKPRGKMSSYAFFVQTCREEHKKKHPDASVNFSEFSKKCSERWKTMSVKEKGKFEDLAKADKVRYEREMKSYIPPKGETKKKFKDPNAPKRPPSAFFLFCAEFRPKIKGEHPGLSIGDVAKKLGEMWNNTAADDKQPYEKKAAKLKEKYEKDIAAYRAKGKPDVGKKVVAKAEKSKKKKEEEEDEDDEEDDEEDEDDEEDDEEDEDDDE, via the exons ATGGGCAAAGGTGATCCTAAGAAGCCAAGAGGTAAAATGTCTTCATATGCCTTCTTCGTGCAGACTTGCCGGGAGGAGCACAAGAAGAAGCACCCAGATGCTTCAGTGAACTTTTCAGAGTTCTCAAAAAAATGTTCAGAACGGTGGAAG ACTATGTCTGTTAAGGAAAAAGGAAAGTTTGAAGATCTGGCAAAGGCTGACAAGGTTCGTTATGAAAGAGAAATGAAAAGTTATATACCACCCAAAGGGGAAACAAAAAAGAAGTTCAAGGATCCTAATGCACCGAAGAGACCTCC ttcagCTTTTTTCTTATTCTGCGCTGAATTTCGTCCGAAAATCAAAGGAGAACATCCTGGTCTGTCCATTGGAGATGTTGCAAAGAAACTGGGAGAGATGTGGAATAACACCGCTGCTGATGATAAACAGCCCTATGAAAAGAAGGCCGCTAAACTGAAGGAGAAGTATGAAAAG GATATTGCTGCATACCGGGCTAAAGGAAAGCCTGATGTAGGAAAAAAGGTAGTTGCCAAGGCtgagaagagcaagaaaaagaaggaggaggaagaggatgaagatgatgaggaagatgacgaggaggatgaagatgatgaggaagatgacgaggaggatgaagatgatgatgaataA